The genomic segment CCCCCACTACCACTAGATGACAGTCTTGCAGGGGGTCCCCGTGACTATAGACTGGAGAAGGAGGAAGCCTGGCCTGGCCCACCATGGTGGGCATGGTGTGTTGGGCTGACAGCGGCGAAGGAACCCTGGGCCAGAGCCTTGGCCCTGCAGTGGGTGCTCCCCGTTCCCTCCGCCCcctgagaggaaaggagagtggCTCCTGGGCGGCATGGCCTGGCTGGTGGGTCAGGGCCTGAGAGGAGCAGGAGTGGACAAGGTGTGGGTGGACATGGGGGTGAGGTCATGCCAACGTTTGCTAGGAGCACCGTGCAGAGCAGCCACTGGGCCACCCGACCCACGCGGCTTGGCTGTGGGACACTGGTCACTCGTGCTTGCACGTGGGCTCCCACTGAGGTGGCCCCGTGCAGGCTGGTGAGGTGCCCCTCCCAGCCGGGCCCAGCCCCTCTCACTATGCACAGCAGCCTCCCGGCAAGACCACGGAGGCGACAGCAACCAGAGACCAGGTAGCAACAAGGAGCAGACAGCCACTTCAGCTTGCTGCCCTGCCTCTCGGTCGCCCCCAGGTCCCTGGAAACACCCCCTCGAACCTCAGAGCCCCTTCCATCAAGGGGGGCTGCATGGATCCAGGGCCACAGGATGCCAGGCCCTCTGGAAGCTGCTGGCCTGGCGCGGCTGACCCCCGTGGGATGGCATGTGGGTGGGACCTCGAGCCAAGGACCCCAAGAGGGGAGGCTGAGAAGGCCCACCCCCCACAGGCCCAGGACCCGCTGGGGCGTGTGCTGCTTGTCCCTGCAGCCTGTCAGTGAGACCCTCATGGTCCCGGTTGGCGAGGGAATACATGGCTGTCCGGGGCAGGGTGCGGGCTCCCTCAACTCACGGCCTCAGAGGCCACCCAGCACAGCAGCACCGTCCCAGCCAGGAGGCCCCTGACTACCATGCAGAAGAAGGGCTGCTGCCCTGGGCAGGCTCAGTTCTAACTGCAAGTGGGCAAGAGAGGAGAGCCCAAGGGTGTGGGACCAGGGGACCAGGACTCACCCCCGGGGATGAGGGCCTGGCCCTCCCCGGGCTGAGCAGGGAGACAGCTCATCGGGGCTGTGGCTGACCCACTCACCCTCCTCTTTAAAGTTCTCCCAGAACGAATCCTGGAGAAGTTGGAATCAACTGAACGTGATGAGCAGGGGTGTGGAGGGGAGGCTGCAGCAGAGATGCTGACGCTCTGCCCACTGACCACCACCTGTGCTCACGACCGCCCTCTTCTCTGGATGGCTACCCTTGGCCAAATTGGACCATGTACCCGGGGGGCACAGTCAGTGACCAACCAAGGGACGTCACCTCAGGTGTAAGTTCCCGTCACAGATCCAGCCTGGGTGCTGGGCATGCAGACCCCAGCTGGCCGGGCCTCCACCTCCTCTGTGCTCTGGGCCCCTTAGCCCGGGGCACTCTCTGAGAGTGTGGCCTCCAGCCAGCATCTTCACCAAGCTCAGAGCCTGGGGCTGCAGCACCCTTAGCCGACACGCCACCTAAGCTCTGGACAAGAAGGGACACAGGACCACGGGGAGGTTGGAATTGCTTTTATTGGGGCGAGCGCGGCAGGCCCGCCGTGGTCAGGTTAGTGTTCTGCCCTCGGAGGCAGCCGAAGCCGGGTGCCTCCACCCGCCACCTCCCTGGGTTAGTGGAACATGCAAAGCTCAGTCAGAGGGTGGAGGCAGGGGTGGAGCCGCCAGGGCCCGGGCGATGGAGCAGGAGCGGGCGGCACTGGCCGGCGGCCTGGTTGGCATGGATCGCCCGGGCCGCATCCCAGGCCCACTTGGGGGCTGAGGCTccctgggagaggcaggcaggcagcaccCGGGGAAGGGTTGCCCCACAGGCCTCGGGGGGGGCGCTTGGCCCACAGTGGGCAGAAGCCTACGGGGGCCCCGCCGTACCTGGCTGGCACGCCTGAGAGCTGGGCAGTGGCGAGCCTTTCACCAGGAGGGTCTGTCTCCCACCCCAGGTCTGGGTCCTTGGGGCCTGGGGTGCAAAGGGGGACACAGAAGGCACTTACTAGGGAGCTGAGGCTAGAAGGCTGAAGCCAGAGGCCTGGGGTCTGGGGGGCCTGGCTGGGCCGGCTGGGTCTGCTCGGGGACCTCACCCTCCCGTGGGGAAGGGGCTTCCTGAGCAGCCGAGGAGAGGAAGGTGACCAGGACTCACTGCTGCCCGCGCAGAGCGAGAGGGTCAGTCCTGGAGACATAGAGGTGCTGGTCCCAACGGCCCTGCTGCTGGGGGCTACATCCGCTGCCCAGGCAGGTCGGGCTGGGGGTTGGGTGGGGCTGGTCTACAGGACTGGGGGAAGCTCACCCAGACGGAACCccctggggagatgggagggctgAGTTGGGGGGCCCACCTCTGGACCCTCCAAGGCACCTGGCTGTGGTGAGTGGCAGGTAAAGAGGAGCAGGGAGACCCGGGGGATGGGGTGGTCAGTGGGGCTGGACTGGCCCCATCCCCGGGAGACAGGCTGTCTGGACAACAGGTATATATTAATACGTTAGTCTAGTCTTTTTGGTTAAACTTTAGGCACCGCTTGGGAGGAAGACACCTTTCAACGTTAGAGAGAGACCCCAGCGCCTGGGCGGGAGGCCACATGCAGAGCGGGAGGCGGGGAGCAGGAGGGGTCAGGCTGCCGCGGACTCGGGGCCCCCCAGGGAGGAAGTGGGCCCCGAGGCATAGCGGCGGCCGTAGCCTGAGGAGGAGTAGGACGAGGAGGAGAAGGTCATGGAGAAGCCTGAGCCCGTGGCGTCGAAGCTGCCGCGACGAGAGCCAGCCCGGGAGCCGGTGCGCGAGCCGGAGCGCGAGCCTGCGGTGGAGCCGGAGCCGCTGACGCTGTAGGGGCTGTAGTAGCCCTTGCTGGACTGGGCGGCGGCCTCCAGCAGCCGCAGCCCCGTGCCCTCCTCCACCATGCTGCGGTCCAGCGCGTCCTTGTAGGAGATCTTGAGCTTGGTCTTGGGGCAGGTGAGGTACTTGGAGTACGCGCTGACGTCGCGCAGCTTCTGGGCAGTGCGGGCATCCACCGTGCCGCGCTGCAGGGCCTCATCCAGGGGCACGCGGCCCGGCATGTCGGGCTCGATCAGGCCACCCGTCAGGTACTGCACCTCCAGGAAGCGCTGCCCCGCCTCGTAGTAGAGCCAGCCCTTCTTCAGGGCCTGGGCGGCCGACATTTTGGTCTTGGTGCGCGGGTCCTCAAAGCCGCAGAAGGCCTTCTGGGCCAGGTTGATGCGGTCCACCATGATCTTGTCCACTAGGCCCTTGTTGACAGCGTCGGTGACAGGGAAGCGTTCGCCAGTGTTGGGGTCGATGATGCCCCCAGTGCAGGCCTGCGCCTCCAGCAGCCGCTGGCCCGTGATATTGTCCACCAGGTTGCGGTGCATGGCCTCTGTGATGGACACCTTCTCCAGGGTCTCGGTGTCCAGGATGCCAGCCACAGGGCCTGTCTCCTCCGTGGGGTCAGACCAGGAGGCCAGCTGGGTCCTAGAGACGGCCGGGCTGATGGGGTAGGAGGACGACGACCCCACAGAGGATGAGCGTGAGCGGAAGCCACTGGCATTGCCTGAGAGCATGTCAGCGAACTCGGTGATGGACAGTGTGCCAGCGCGGTACTGGTCCAGTGCTGAGCGGTCGATGAGACTCTTGGCGATGGCCTCATCAATGTCGTATTGGCGGCCCGAGCGGCGGTCGATGATCATGGATTTGACCACGCCATCCGAGGACGAGATGGTGATCTCCTCCCACTCACACTCTTGCTCCGACAGCTCCAGATAGGTCTGGTGGTCGATGAGGCCCTTGCGGTAGGCCTCGTACACAGACATCTCCTTGCCCGTCTCGGGGTCCACGATGACCACGCGCCGCTTGCGCACTGAGGACTTGGAGGACGTCTTCCgctccctcttcttctccttcagCGGCAGGAGCCGCAGCCCCGTCTGGGGGTCGGTGACACAGCGCTCCATCAGCTGCAGGTATGTGAGGTTCTCCTCTGTGTTGGGGTCGAAGAAGCCCTTGGTGTCATCCGAGGGGTCGGTGAGGATCTCGTTCATCTCCTCGTCGAAGAGGCCACGCTGGTAGGCCACGTCCACAGGGAGGCGGTGGCTCTCCTCGGGGTCGATGATGCCGCCTGTGGCGATCTGGGCCTCCAGCAGGCGGATGCCGTGGTCCTTGAGGATGAGGCCCTTCTTCATGGCCTGGAAGAGGGAGATGAGCTTCCCGGAGTAGGGGTCCTTGTAGCCGGTGACGGCACGCTCGGCCGACAGCAGCTTGTCCTTGAACTCGGGGCCTACGATGCCCATGCGCACGGCCTCCTCCACAGTCAGCTTGAGCCCCTTGATGGGGTCGATGACGTAGCCGGTGGCTGCCTGCGCCTCCAGGAGCTCGAAGGCCGTGCCGGGCCGGATGATGCCCTTCTTCATGGCCTGGTACACCGACAGCCGCTCCTTGGTGGCATCGACGAGGACGCCAGCGATGCTGCTGGTGCCCTCGAGGAACTTCTGCAGATTCTTGGAGACCTCCTCAATGGAGGTCAGGCCCTCCTGCAGCCGCTGCGCCGTGACCTCGTCCATGACGTGAGAGCGCACGAGTTCCTCCACTGTGATCTGCTTGCGCAGACCACGGAAGGTCAGCTTGCGGGCATCTGAGAGTGGCAGGAGGAGCAGGCCGCTGGCTTCATCGCGGCGGCAGCGCCGGAGCAGCTGTGTGTAGCTGAGGTGCTCGTCCGTGGAGGGGTCCACGTAGCTACGCACCTCACTGGGCTCTGACAGCTGGTCGTGCGTGTCCTTGTTGAGGTAACCACGCTGGTAGGCCACCTCCAGCGGGAGGTGGAAGCCCAGGCGTGGGTCCACGATGCCGCCCGTGGCCAGCTGAGCAtccagcagcctcagggcctcCTCAGCGGGGATCAGGTCCTTCTTCATGGCCTGGAAGAGCGAGATGGTCTGCTCTGTGTAGGGGTCGCGGTAGCCGGTCACAGCCCGCTCGGCTGACAGCAGCCGGTCATGCAGCTCGgggcccaccaggcccttccGCACGGCTTCATCCACGGTCAGCCGCTCACCCTTCACCGGGTCCAGCAGGAAGCCCGTGGCCGCCTGTGCCTCCAGCAGCAGGCGGGCCACCTCGGCACTCAGCAGCCCCTTCTTGAGGGCCTGGTAGATGGTGAGGGTCTGCCTGGAGCCAGGCAGGTAGACGCCGGCTACACAGCCTGTGCCGTAGAGGTAGCGCCAGGCAGACTCGGCCTCCAGCACCTCACGGAGGCTCCTGGTGCCCTCCCGGAGCAGGCTGTAGGACTCACGGGAGATGACCCGGGCCTCGTACAGGTCCTCGGCCGTGAGGCGGCGGCGCACGTAGTCATAGGACGCTAGGTTCTGCTGGCGCACAATCTCGGTCTTCTCAATGATctcaatgatgatgatgatcatGCGTTCCTTGGTCACACGGCCGGCCTGGAAGTCGGCCATCAGCTGGGCCCGCTGCTCCTCGGGGATCAGGTCAGACTGCATCACCTCCCACAGGGACATGGTGGAGCCCCCATGGCTGCCACCCCCGGGGATGTCGATCTGTGTCTCCTCGAAGGCCCTCCGCGTCTCCTCCTCGGTGTACACCCGCGTGGTCTCCACCACCTCCGCCTTCTCTGGCCCTTTCAGTGGCAGCAGCCGCAGGCCCGTCTCGGGGTCCTCCACGCAGCGCTCCATCAGCTGCCTGTACGTGAGGTTCTCGTGCGTGTTGGGGTCGAAGAAGCCCTTGGTGTCGTCGCTGGGGTCTTGTAGGATGCGGTTCATCTCCTCATCGAAGTAGCCACGCTGGTAGGCCACGTCCACAGGCACGCGGTGGCTGTGCACGGGGTCGATGATGCCACCCGTTGCGATCTGGGCCTCCAACAGGCGGATGCCGTGCTCTCTGACAACCAGGCCCTTCTTCATGGCCTGGAAGAGGGAGATGGTGCTGCCCGAGTAGGGGTCCTTGTAGCCGGTCACGGCCTTCTCGGCCGACAGCAACTTCTCATGCAGCTCGGGGCCCACGACACCGGCCTTCACGGCCTCGTGGACGTACAGGCGCTGATTCCTCACAGGGTCCACCAGGAAGCCCGTGGCCGCCTGCGCCTCAAGCAGGAGGATGGCAGTGCTGGGCCTGAGCAGACCCCGTCGCATGGCCTCGTAGATGGTCACCTTCTCCTTGGACTCCTCCAGGTAGATACCAGCCAGGCAGCCgctgccctggagaagggtcCGCACAGAGTCCAGCTCTGACAGGTCCTTGACTGATGTCTTGCCGTCCTTGAGCTGCTCAAACTGGGAGCTGCTGAGGATGCCGGCAGCCAGGAGCTCGCTGGCCGGCACTGGGGCACGGAGACCGCTAAAGGAGAGCCTCTCCCGCCGCGTGGTCTCCACCTCCTCCACGATGGTGATGACAATCTTGATGATCTTCTCCACAGTGACCTTGCCCGTGCGGAACTGCCTCAGCAGTTCCTGTCTCTGTTCAGCTGTGAAGTACTCAGAGTTGATGAGCTCCCAGATGGTCACTGCCCGGCCCTGGAAGCTGCCCACAGGGACCTCGACAGTGGCCTTCTGGAAGGCCTCACGGGCCTGGACCTCGGAGTAGAGCTCCTGCTGCCGGGCCCGGGCTGCCTCCTCTGAGAGCGGCAGCAGACTCAGTCCTGTCAGCGGGTCGGGGCGGCACTGTTGCTGGAGCTGGCTGTAGGTGGCCGGCTCCCAAGTACGGGGGTCATAGTAGGTCTTGGCGTCATCTCTGGGCGCTGAGAGAGCGGTGCTGGTTTCCTTATCCAGGTAGCCGCGGGCACAGGCGACATCCAGGGGCACACGGTGGCTCTTGCTGGGGTCCACGGTGCCCCCCGTGGACAGCTGGGCATCCAGTAGACGCAGGCCCTGCTCCCTGGGAATGAGGCCCTTCTTCAGGGCCTGGAACAGGGACACGCTCTGCCCCGAGTAGGGGTCCTTGTAGCCGGTCACAGCCTTCTCAGCCGACAACATCTTCTCGTGCAGCTCAGGACCTACCAGGCCGGCGCGTACCGCCTCGTCCACAGTCAGCCGTGTGCTGGTGGCAGGGTCGATGATGTGCCCGGTGCCAGCCTGGGCCTCGAGCAGGGCCACGGCTGCCTCCGGCTGCAGCAGCTCTTTCTTCAGAGCCTCGTAAATGCTTAGTTTCTGCCTCGACTCCTCCAGCCACACACCTGCAATGACGCCTGAGCCCCGAAGGGCCCGCCGCACACCTTCCACCTCAGCCACCTCCTGCACGGAGCGCTCACCCAGCTGCAGCTGGCGGAAGAGGTCCCAGTCGATGACCCCGCTCTCAAGCAGCTCGGCAGCAGGGACCAGGGCGCGCAGGCCCTGGAAGCAGAGCTGGCCCTTCTGCTCGTGCTCCTCGATGACGGTGATGACAATCTTGATGATCTTCTCCACGGTGACCTTGCCCGTGCGGAACTGCCGCAGGAGGTCCCGCCGCTGCTCGGCCGTGAAGTACTCGGAGTTGATGAGCTCCCAGATGGTCACCGTTTTGCCCTGGAACTTGCCAAATGGTGCTGACACAGTGGCCTTCTCAAACACGTCCCGGGCCTCCGAGTCAGTGTAGACCAGCTCACCACCCTTGGCAGCCTGATCAGTGAGTGGCAGCAGCCGCAGGCCTGTCTCGGGATCCTCCACACAGCGTTCTAGCAGCTGCATGTACGTGAGGTTCTCGTGCGTGTTGGGGTCAAAGAAGCCCTTGGTGTCATCGCTGGGGTCCTGCAGGACGCGGTTCATCTCCTCGTCGAAGTAACCACGCTGGTAGGCCACGTCCACGGGCACGCGGTGGCTGTGCACGGGGTCGATGACGCCGCCCGTGGCGATCTGGGCCTCCAGCAGGCGGATGCCGTGCTCGCGCACGATGAGGTCCTTCTTCATGGCCTGGAAGAGGGAGATCTGCTGCCCGGTGTACGGGTCCTTGTAGCCGGTGACGGCACGCTCAGCCGACAGCAGCTTGTGGTGCAGCTCGGGGCCCACGACGCCCTCCTTCACGGCTTCGGTGACAGTCAGCCGCCTGTTCCGCACTGGGTCCAGGAGGAAGCCTGAGGCCGCCTGGGCCTCAAGCAGGATGAGAGCGGTGCCCGGGCTCAGCAGCTGCCTCCTCAAGGCTGCGTAGATGGTCAGCTTCTCGTTGCCAGGCTTCAGTAGCAGCCCGGCGATACTGCTGTGGCCCTGCAGGTAGCGGCGCACATCCTCCCGCTGTGTGAGCTCGACCACCGTGGTGCGGCCCTGCGCCAGCCCCTGCAGCTCCTCTGTGCTCAGGATGCCTGCCTCCTGCAGCTGCAGGGCTGGCACCTTCTGTCTCAGGCCCTCGAAGGCATGTTCTGGCTCTGCGGCTGGGCCGTCGGCCACGTCCTGGCCATTGGGCAGGGCTCTGGTGGCCGCCGCCTGAGCAGCGGTAATCTCCTCGGAGTGGGCCAGTGCGGCCCGATGCTCCTCCTCCAGGTGCTCCAGCCGCTCACGCAGCCGGCGATTCTCCTCTGCCAGtagctgctcctgctgctgccgctgctgctccAGGAGCTGCAGCTCCTCCTGCTTGCGCCGCACACCCTCCTCAGCCTCGCGCTGCCGCCGCTGCGCCTCCTCCATGCTGGCCAGCAGCTGCTCCTTCTCCTGCTgcatctgctgctgctgtcgctGCTGCTCCTCTCGCAACTTCTGTGCCTTGGCCACCTCGTCCTGGAAGAGGCGCTCCAGCTTGGCCTTCTCTTCCTCGATGAAGCGTTCCCGCTGCAGCAGGCTGTCCTTCTCAGAGAGGAAGCTCTGCTGCAaggcctgtgtctcctgcagcagTTGCTCCTGCTGTACCGTCTGCATCTGTCAAGAGGGTAGGGAGCGGTCAGGGACACCTGGCCGGGCGCACCCTCCCCAGAGCAGACCCCACCCCAGGTCCCTGCCCTCCACTGCGAGATACCTCCTCAGACTTGAGCTGCAACAGCTCAGCCTCCTTTTTGAGCTTGTCCTTCTCGCGCTCCAGCTCTGCAATGGCCTCCCTCAGGCGATCGGCATCCCGGTCGCTCTGCTGCCGCTGGGTCTCCAGCGTCTGCACCAGCGTCACCTTCTCCTGAGTGGCAAGCTCTGTGCGGTGCAGCTTTGCGCCAATCTCCTCCGCCTGCTTCCGGAAGCGCTGGGCGTCCTCCTCCGCGCGAGCCTGGGCCCGGCTCATCTCGGCCACGCGCAGCCTGAGTCTCTCGGCCTCCGCGCTCATTTCCAGCTGCCGTTGCCGCTCAGTCTCCAGGGTCCGCTGGAAGCCTTGCGTCTCCTGTGCCAGCTGCTGAGCCATCTGCTCCTTGTCCTCCTGCAGCCGGCGGGCCTGCTCCTGGGCCAGCTCCTTCTGCTGCTGCAGCAGCTCTGCCTCGGCCTTGAGCCGCGTGGCCTCCTGTACTGCCTGCATCTTCTCCTTGAGCATCTTCTCCGCCAGGGCCCGCTGCTGAGCCAGGTCCTCCTCCGCCAGCTGCCGCAGCCGAGCCGCCTCCTGAGCCGCCACACTCAGCCGCGCGGCCTCCTCCGCCACCTGCTTCATCTTCTCGGCCTCCTCCTGCAGGAGGCGCTGCGTGTTGTCCTTGTCGCGCAGGATAAGGGCGCGGTTCTCCGCCTCGATTCGCGCCTTGAGCTTGCCGAGCTCCTCCATCTGGACGCGCACGGAGAACAGCTCCTCCTCTACCTGGCTGCGCTGGCGCGCGGCCTCCGTCACCTCCGCCTTCAGCCGCTGCAGCTCCTGGTCCAGGATGCTCTTCTGGT from the Cervus canadensis isolate Bull #8, Minnesota chromosome 12, ASM1932006v1, whole genome shotgun sequence genome contains:
- the PLEC gene encoding plectin isoform X5, with amino-acid sequence MSGEDQEVRAVVEDGSNGGSGSPSPGDTLPWNLEKTQRSRRGGGGPGGNGSVLDPAERAVIRIADERDRVQKKTFTKWVNKHLIKAQRHISDLYEDLRDGHNLISLLEVLSGDSLPREKGRMRFHKLQNVQIALDYLRHRQVKLVNIRNDDIADGNPKLTLGLIWTIILHFQISDIQVSGQSEDMTAKEKLLLWSQRMVEGYQGLRCDNFTSSWRDGRLFNAIIHRHKPMLIDMNKVYRQTNLENLDQAFSVAERDLGVTRLLDPEDVDVPQPDEKSIITYVSSLYDAMPRVPDVQDGVKANELQLRWQEYRELVLLLLQWIRAHTAAFEERRFPSSFEEIEILWCQFLKFKETELPAKEADKNRSKGIYQSLEGAVQAGQLKVPPGYHPLDVEKEWGKLHVAILEREKQLRSEFERLERLQRIVSKLQMEAGLCEEQLNQADALLQSDVRLLAAGKAPQRAGEVERDLDKADGMIRLLFNDVQALKDGRHPQGEQMYRRVYRLHERLVAIRTEYNLRLRGTPRHPELEDSTLRYLQDLLAWVEENQRRVDGAEWGVDLPSVEAQLGSHRGLHQSVEEFRAKIERARTDEGQLSPATRGAYRDCLGRLDLQYAKLLNSSKARLRSLESLHGFVAAATKELMWLSEKEEEEVGFDWSERNSNMAAKKEAYSALMRELELKEKKIKEIQSTGDRLLREDHPARPTVESFQAALQTQWSWMLQLCCCIEAHLKENTAYFQFFSDVREAEEQLRKLQETLNRKYTCDRSITVTRLEDLLQDAQDEKDQLNEYRGHLSGLAKRAKAIVQLTPRNPTQPTRGRVPLLAVCDYKQVEVTVHKGDECQMLGPAQPFHWKVLSGSGSEAAVPSVCFLVPPPNQEALEAVARLEAQHQALVTLWHQLHTDMKSLLAWQSLSRDVQLIRSWSLVTFRTLKPEEQRQALRNLELHYQAFLRDSQDAGGFGPEDRLQAEREYGSCSRHYQQLLQSLEQGEQEESRCQRCISELKDIRLQLEACETRTVHRLRLPLDKEPARECAQRIAEQQKAQAEVEGLGKGVARLSAEAEKVLALPEPSPAAPTLRSELELTLGKLEQVRSLSAIYLEKLKTISLVIRSTQEAEDALRTHEEQLKEAQAVPAALPELEATKAAMKKLRAQAEAQQPVFDALRDELRGAQEVGERLQQRHGERDVEVERWRERVTQLLERWQAVLAQTDVRQRELEQLGRQLRYYRESADPLGAWLQDARRRQERIQAVPLADSQAVREQLRQEKALLEEIERHAEKVEECQRFAKQYINAIKDYELQLVTYKAQLEPVASPAKKPKVQSGSESVIQEYVDLRTRYSELSTLTSQYIRFISETLRRMEEEERLAEQQRAEERERLAEVEAALEKQRQLAEAHAQAKAQAEREAQELQRRMQEEVARREEVAVDAQQQKRSIQEELQQLRQSSEAEIQAKARQVEAAERSRLRIEEEIRVVRLQLETTERQRGGAEGELQALRARAEEAEAQKRQAQEEAERLRRQVQDETQRKRQAEAELALRVKAEAEAAREKQRALQALEELRLQAEEAERRLRQAEAERARQVQVALETAQRSAQAELQSRHASFAEKTAQLERTLEEEHVTVVQLREEATRREQQQAEAERAREEAERELERWQLKANEALRLRLQAEEVAQQKSLAQAEAEKQKEAAEREARRRGKAEEQAVRQRELAEQELEKQRQLAEGTAQQRLAAEQELIRLRAETEQGEQQRQLLEEELARLQSEAAAATQKRQELEAELAKVRAEMEVLLASKARAEEESRSSSEKSKQRLEAEAGRFRELAEEAARLRALAEEAKRQRQLAEEDAARQRAEAERVLAEKLAAISEATRLKTEAEIALKEKEAENERLRRLAEDEAFQRRKLEEQAAQHKADIEERLAQLRKASESELERQKGLVEDTLRQRRQVEEEILALKASFEKAAAGKAELELELGRIRGNAEDTLRSKEQAEQEAARQRQLAAEEERRRREAEERVQKSLAAEEEAARQRKAALEEVERLKAKVEEARRLRERAEHESARQLQLAQEAAQKRLQAEEKAHAFAVQQKEQELQQTLQQEQSVLERLRGEAEAARRAAEEAEEARERAEREAAQSRQRVEEAERLKQAAEEQAQAQAQAQAAAEKLRKEAEQEAARRAQAEQAALRQKQAADAEMEKHKKFAEQTLRQKAQVEQELTALRLQLEETDHQKSILDQELQRLKAEVTEAARQRSQVEEELFSVRVQMEELGKLKARIEAENRALILRDKDNTQRLLQEEAEKMKQVAEEAARLSVAAQEAARLRQLAEEDLAQQRALAEKMLKEKMQAVQEATRLKAEAELLQQQKELAQEQARRLQEDKEQMAQQLAQETQGFQRTLETERQRQLEMSAEAERLRLRVAEMSRAQARAEEDAQRFRKQAEEIGAKLHRTELATQEKVTLVQTLETQRQQSDRDADRLREAIAELEREKDKLKKEAELLQLKSEEMQTVQQEQLLQETQALQQSFLSEKDSLLQRERFIEEEKAKLERLFQDEVAKAQKLREEQQRQQQQMQQEKEQLLASMEEAQRRQREAEEGVRRKQEELQLLEQQRQQQEQLLAEENRRLRERLEHLEEEHRAALAHSEEITAAQAAATRALPNGQDVADGPAAEPEHAFEGLRQKVPALQLQEAGILSTEELQGLAQGRTTVVELTQREDVRRYLQGHSSIAGLLLKPGNEKLTIYAALRRQLLSPGTALILLEAQAASGFLLDPVRNRRLTVTEAVKEGVVGPELHHKLLSAERAVTGYKDPYTGQQISLFQAMKKDLIVREHGIRLLEAQIATGGVIDPVHSHRVPVDVAYQRGYFDEEMNRVLQDPSDDTKGFFDPNTHENLTYMQLLERCVEDPETGLRLLPLTDQAAKGGELVYTDSEARDVFEKATVSAPFGKFQGKTVTIWELINSEYFTAEQRRDLLRQFRTGKVTVEKIIKIVITVIEEHEQKGQLCFQGLRALVPAAELLESGVIDWDLFRQLQLGERSVQEVAEVEGVRRALRGSGVIAGVWLEESRQKLSIYEALKKELLQPEAAVALLEAQAGTGHIIDPATSTRLTVDEAVRAGLVGPELHEKMLSAEKAVTGYKDPYSGQSVSLFQALKKGLIPREQGLRLLDAQLSTGGTVDPSKSHRVPLDVACARGYLDKETSTALSAPRDDAKTYYDPRTWEPATYSQLQQQCRPDPLTGLSLLPLSEEAARARQQELYSEVQAREAFQKATVEVPVGSFQGRAVTIWELINSEYFTAEQRQELLRQFRTGKVTVEKIIKIVITIVEEVETTRRERLSFSGLRAPVPASELLAAGILSSSQFEQLKDGKTSVKDLSELDSVRTLLQGSGCLAGIYLEESKEKVTIYEAMRRGLLRPSTAILLLEAQAATGFLVDPVRNQRLYVHEAVKAGVVGPELHEKLLSAEKAVTGYKDPYSGSTISLFQAMKKGLVVREHGIRLLEAQIATGGIIDPVHSHRVPVDVAYQRGYFDEEMNRILQDPSDDTKGFFDPNTHENLTYRQLMERCVEDPETGLRLLPLKGPEKAEVVETTRVYTEEETRRAFEETQIDIPGGGSHGGSTMSLWEVMQSDLIPEEQRAQLMADFQAGRVTKERMIIIIIEIIEKTEIVRQQNLASYDYVRRRLTAEDLYEARVISRESYSLLREGTRSLREVLEAESAWRYLYGTGCVAGVYLPGSRQTLTIYQALKKGLLSAEVARLLLEAQAATGFLLDPVKGERLTVDEAVRKGLVGPELHDRLLSAERAVTGYRDPYTEQTISLFQAMKKDLIPAEEALRLLDAQLATGGIVDPRLGFHLPLEVAYQRGYLNKDTHDQLSEPSEVRSYVDPSTDEHLSYTQLLRRCRRDEASGLLLLPLSDARKLTFRGLRKQITVEELVRSHVMDEVTAQRLQEGLTSIEEVSKNLQKFLEGTSSIAGVLVDATKERLSVYQAMKKGIIRPGTAFELLEAQAATGYVIDPIKGLKLTVEEAVRMGIVGPEFKDKLLSAERAVTGYKDPYSGKLISLFQAMKKGLILKDHGIRLLEAQIATGGIIDPEESHRLPVDVAYQRGLFDEEMNEILTDPSDDTKGFFDPNTEENLTYLQLMERCVTDPQTGLRLLPLKEKKRERKTSSKSSVRKRRVVIVDPETGKEMSVYEAYRKGLIDHQTYLELSEQECEWEEITISSSDGVVKSMIIDRRSGRQYDIDEAIAKSLIDRSALDQYRAGTLSITEFADMLSGNASGFRSRSSSVGSSSSYPISPAVSRTQLASWSDPTEETGPVAGILDTETLEKVSITEAMHRNLVDNITGQRLLEAQACTGGIIDPNTGERFPVTDAVNKGLVDKIMVDRINLAQKAFCGFEDPRTKTKMSAAQALKKGWLYYEAGQRFLEVQYLTGGLIEPDMPGRVPLDEALQRGTVDARTAQKLRDVSAYSKYLTCPKTKLKISYKDALDRSMVEEGTGLRLLEAAAQSSKGYYSPYSVSGSGSTAGSRSGSRTGSRAGSRRGSFDATGSGFSMTFSSSSYSSSGYGRRYASGPTSSLGGPESAAA